The following are encoded in a window of Arthrobacter woluwensis genomic DNA:
- a CDS encoding AvrD family protein: MSLEDELGPAEHRYFGGGYRQVKHELLEDGDGDGKLWQGRVTYPVLWSLGSDGRSRRPHLSSVDALALPMTALAKTHSREAFTSQSDTQYWVRYVKIRAGSEPWDRLTDVPVALEMSRRAHGGRSLEWCSARVGNMKVELGLAVAAIKPSTMAETISDLDYRDHSITSAVDEPDGMVHELRSRHVLAIGTTADQAPAYASAIDFLVTMGQLAQALVYRAHATDRTGVDNLWMRTMTIAVHGGRPIVPGPFEAVTTLDREGAVAIHGRRLRTVRVRSLASVGVEGVADLAYFSER; encoded by the coding sequence ATGAGTCTTGAAGATGAGCTCGGTCCCGCGGAACATCGGTACTTCGGCGGCGGATACCGTCAGGTCAAGCACGAGTTGCTGGAAGACGGCGACGGCGACGGCAAGCTATGGCAGGGGCGAGTCACCTATCCGGTGCTGTGGTCGCTCGGGTCAGACGGGCGTTCCCGCCGCCCGCATCTGAGCTCGGTGGACGCGCTGGCACTCCCGATGACAGCACTCGCCAAGACCCACTCGCGGGAGGCCTTCACGTCTCAAAGCGATACGCAATACTGGGTCAGGTACGTGAAGATCCGGGCGGGGAGCGAACCGTGGGATCGGTTGACCGACGTCCCGGTCGCGCTTGAGATGAGCAGGCGCGCACATGGCGGGCGGTCGCTCGAATGGTGCTCGGCCCGGGTGGGGAACATGAAGGTCGAATTGGGGCTTGCCGTGGCGGCGATCAAGCCTTCGACGATGGCTGAGACGATCAGTGATCTCGACTATCGGGACCACTCGATCACGTCTGCGGTGGACGAGCCTGATGGCATGGTCCATGAACTCAGATCGAGGCATGTCCTCGCGATCGGGACGACTGCCGACCAGGCCCCGGCGTATGCGTCAGCCATCGACTTCCTTGTCACCATGGGCCAGCTGGCTCAGGCTTTGGTGTACCGGGCTCACGCGACAGACCGGACTGGCGTGGACAATCTGTGGATGCGGACGATGACCATTGCGGTTCATGGTGGACGGCCGATCGTCCCCGGACCTTTTGAAGCGGTGACGACGTTGGACCGGGAGGGCGCCGTGGCGATCCACGGCCGGCGGCTACGGACCGTGCGTGTCCGATCCTTGGCATCGGTGGGCGTCGAAGGTGTGGCGGATCTGGCGTACTTCAGTGAGAGGTGA
- a CDS encoding TetR/AcrR family transcriptional regulator, giving the protein MIPDSERRQEILSAAASLLVDMPLADVALSDVARVLPAPLQEVNRYFGSVVDIGAALLNAEGDSMREAQRAGASAGSDPLAVLQSTFHAVAVNISSQPIVRAGIRIAQESRRFYPERRIDPFRTWKAFVVGQLELAKSEGRLRSGVDCESAAWLIVSSGLGAKELVAFSGRWSELPEIMGKTVGQIVLLLETGRDRAEDPA; this is encoded by the coding sequence ATGATTCCTGACTCAGAGCGCAGGCAGGAGATTCTCTCGGCCGCAGCATCGTTGCTTGTCGACATGCCACTTGCGGACGTGGCCCTGTCGGACGTCGCTCGCGTCCTCCCTGCGCCGCTTCAGGAGGTGAATCGCTATTTCGGTTCCGTCGTCGACATCGGCGCCGCCCTTCTGAATGCCGAGGGAGACAGCATGCGGGAAGCGCAGCGCGCCGGTGCGTCAGCCGGGAGTGACCCGCTCGCGGTGCTCCAGTCCACGTTTCATGCGGTGGCCGTGAACATCAGTTCTCAGCCGATCGTCAGGGCTGGCATCCGGATCGCACAGGAGTCCCGACGGTTCTACCCCGAGCGGCGGATCGACCCATTCCGCACGTGGAAGGCGTTCGTCGTCGGGCAGCTGGAACTGGCCAAGTCTGAAGGGCGTCTTCGCTCAGGCGTCGACTGCGAGTCTGCGGCGTGGTTGATCGTGTCGTCGGGTCTAGGGGCGAAAGAGCTGGTCGCGTTCAGTGGGCGGTGGAGTGAGTTGCCCGAGATCATGGGCAAGACGGTTGGGCAGATCGTCTTGCTGCTTGAGACCGGCAGGGATCGTGCCGAGGACCCGGCCTGA
- a CDS encoding GHMP family kinase ATP-binding protein: MTHDDGHALMRESAHPARQELDVLAIGTCSGSVGELWQGPAWSGSADEVALLTLHGPNQSITYASPAKPGGLEHRDSYDRLRRKAEDVFYGMTGFPRQDVVLRYLSDIPRGKGMASSTADIVSVIRCLFKLHGSPVTDEAMREILRHIERSDPIFHDYQSIYFSGLQRVYRRFESRVGFYAYWAFGGETTATKHFDRGLLLDSYSRHRDAYAASLSRLVAGMDAGSAAAVAAEATESARLAQDYLWSPSVESLLGSYRELGAAGVVRGHTGSVAGLLFEERPAAAEADEVKRMFSRSLMECYEGSVGLC, translated from the coding sequence GTGACGCACGACGACGGTCACGCCCTGATGCGTGAATCTGCGCATCCGGCGCGACAGGAGTTGGATGTTCTCGCGATTGGCACCTGCTCCGGGTCCGTAGGTGAGCTCTGGCAGGGCCCAGCATGGTCGGGTAGCGCGGACGAGGTTGCGCTTCTGACCCTGCACGGCCCGAATCAGAGCATCACCTATGCCAGCCCCGCGAAGCCTGGCGGTCTTGAACATCGCGACAGTTACGACAGGTTGAGGAGGAAGGCCGAAGATGTCTTTTACGGAATGACAGGGTTCCCTCGCCAAGATGTGGTGCTCCGGTATCTGAGTGACATTCCACGTGGCAAGGGCATGGCAAGCTCGACCGCTGACATCGTTTCCGTCATCAGGTGCCTCTTCAAGCTTCATGGTTCGCCCGTGACCGATGAAGCGATGCGGGAGATCCTTCGTCATATCGAGCGGTCTGATCCGATCTTTCATGATTATCAGTCGATCTATTTCAGTGGACTGCAGAGGGTCTACCGACGATTCGAATCGCGGGTCGGCTTTTATGCCTATTGGGCCTTCGGAGGCGAGACGACTGCGACAAAGCACTTCGACCGTGGCTTGCTGCTCGACTCGTACAGCCGACATCGCGACGCATACGCGGCGTCCTTGTCTCGACTCGTGGCCGGTATGGACGCCGGATCTGCTGCGGCAGTGGCTGCGGAGGCGACGGAGAGTGCCCGGCTGGCGCAGGACTACCTATGGTCACCGTCCGTTGAAAGTCTCCTCGGCAGCTACCGAGAGCTGGGTGCTGCCGGCGTCGTGCGCGGCCACACCGGAAGCGTAGCCGGCCTGCTCTTCGAGGAGCGCCCAGCGGCCGCGGAGGCTGACGAGGTCAAGCGGATGTTCTCCCGTAGTTTGATGGAATGCTATGAAGGAAGTGTGGGATTATGCTGA
- a CDS encoding pyridoxal-phosphate dependent enzyme, producing MKVASAVTTVRTLLNEGRIDRGSILVDSSSGIYAVALAMAAHKFGLRCKIFASTTVDAVTQAQLKSLGAEVESVPPSASLKLDQGERVRRVQAYIEATPDAYWMRQYHDPLHYDGYAEIASELTFPERPEIVHLVGSVGSGASTKGISNGLKSNHDVVVHGIQPFGSVTFSSEHVEDPDMIIAGIGSAIHFDNVERDLYRSIDWLSFGVAATATATMYQEIGLFAGLSSGCAYLVADKMIHRNLAEGESVVMIAPDTGHRYAQALLPYISQPVMHYDELAPIFVRSRDDLALPWSRLDRAELPLKDWNEF from the coding sequence ATGAAAGTCGCCTCCGCTGTAACGACGGTGCGAACGCTTCTTAACGAGGGGCGCATTGATCGAGGATCAATCCTTGTCGACAGTTCGAGTGGTATTTACGCGGTTGCGCTGGCGATGGCGGCCCATAAATTCGGCTTGCGCTGCAAGATCTTCGCTTCGACGACCGTTGACGCCGTCACCCAGGCGCAACTGAAATCTCTCGGCGCTGAGGTGGAGAGCGTCCCACCATCCGCTTCGCTGAAGCTCGATCAGGGTGAGCGGGTTCGGAGGGTTCAGGCATATATTGAGGCCACGCCTGATGCGTACTGGATGCGTCAATATCACGATCCGCTGCACTATGACGGGTATGCGGAAATCGCCTCCGAGCTAACCTTCCCTGAGCGTCCAGAGATTGTTCATCTCGTGGGGAGTGTCGGTTCCGGCGCCTCGACGAAAGGGATATCCAATGGTTTGAAGTCGAATCACGACGTCGTAGTCCACGGAATCCAGCCGTTCGGGTCCGTGACGTTTTCTTCGGAGCACGTCGAAGACCCCGACATGATCATCGCTGGAATCGGTAGCGCCATTCATTTCGACAACGTCGAGAGAGATCTCTACCGATCGATCGACTGGCTGAGCTTCGGTGTAGCGGCCACGGCAACGGCAACGATGTATCAGGAGATCGGCTTGTTCGCAGGCCTGTCGTCCGGATGTGCCTATCTGGTCGCCGACAAGATGATCCATAGAAATCTCGCCGAAGGCGAATCAGTGGTCATGATCGCTCCCGACACCGGTCATCGTTACGCACAGGCTTTGCTGCCTTACATCTCTCAACCTGTCATGCACTACGACGAATTGGCACCCATATTCGTGCGGAGTCGAGACGACCTGGCACTCCCGTGGAGCCGTCTTGATCGAGCCGAACTTCCCCTGAAGGATTGGAATGAGTTCTAA
- a CDS encoding ATP-grasp domain-containing protein, with amino-acid sequence MSSKTIVALEAMTVNLELLDAAARRRDLHLIVLAGVPGMYLPGGRDVDIQQCDTFDLDAVRARLEEHGDSLVGLVSPTDTWGIQAVALCEELGLPHLTSSEKLEKLRDKAWVRHTTDAAFGKVRTGIDQSPHILKPRKGTGSQNIELFPTRLELEESAEKRNLVSDEWVVEPYFRGPVYSAETYTRGGSTALLGVTNRIMSPEPLFVELVKTFPHLHGTSWEGSVEAWAKTILESVEFEAGFAHIEFCETANGFELIEINARMAGALIGPAIHQTTGIDIYDILIGDALGEEPRSLVRNIRGGHSHVSVYAETAGTLTSIDGLDLLDGLPGNIGWIPAKAVGAEISHVGDYKSRIGNIYATAAEPGLAQDYAVAASRHLRVTVSGD; translated from the coding sequence ATGAGTTCTAAAACCATCGTCGCTCTCGAGGCGATGACCGTCAATCTCGAGCTTCTCGACGCCGCTGCGCGGCGCCGAGACCTCCATCTCATCGTCCTGGCGGGGGTCCCGGGCATGTATTTACCAGGTGGCCGGGACGTGGACATCCAGCAATGCGACACCTTCGATCTCGATGCGGTTCGGGCCCGCCTTGAGGAGCATGGCGACTCTCTTGTTGGCCTGGTCAGCCCCACCGATACGTGGGGGATTCAAGCGGTGGCGCTTTGCGAGGAACTGGGGCTCCCGCATCTCACGTCGTCGGAGAAGCTGGAGAAGCTCCGGGACAAGGCATGGGTTCGACACACCACCGATGCCGCATTCGGAAAGGTGCGCACGGGCATCGATCAGTCGCCACATATTCTGAAGCCGCGGAAGGGCACCGGGTCACAGAACATTGAACTGTTCCCGACGCGTCTGGAGCTAGAAGAGTCTGCAGAAAAGCGGAATCTGGTGTCGGATGAATGGGTAGTGGAACCCTACTTCAGAGGTCCGGTCTACAGCGCCGAGACCTATACCCGGGGCGGGTCGACGGCATTGCTGGGCGTGACCAACCGGATCATGTCACCCGAACCTCTCTTTGTGGAGCTGGTGAAGACGTTTCCCCATCTTCACGGCACTTCATGGGAGGGCAGTGTGGAGGCGTGGGCCAAGACGATCCTGGAGAGTGTCGAATTCGAAGCCGGGTTCGCCCACATCGAGTTCTGTGAGACGGCGAACGGTTTTGAGCTGATTGAGATCAACGCCCGAATGGCCGGTGCGCTCATCGGCCCTGCGATTCATCAGACGACAGGGATCGATATCTACGACATCCTGATCGGAGATGCCCTTGGAGAAGAACCGCGTTCTCTCGTGAGGAACATCCGAGGTGGGCACTCTCACGTCAGTGTCTATGCGGAGACAGCTGGAACCTTGACGTCGATCGACGGACTCGATCTGCTCGATGGCCTTCCTGGGAACATCGGCTGGATCCCGGCCAAGGCGGTCGGAGCTGAGATCTCACACGTGGGGGACTACAAATCTCGGATCGGAAACATCTATGCGACGGCGGCGGAGCCAGGGCTGGCCCAGGACTACGCGGTTGCAGCCAGCCGGCACTTGAGGGTGACGGTTTCCGGTGACTGA
- a CDS encoding MFS transporter, whose amino-acid sequence MTETLTPAPAKIPTSSWTLLVLIVASGITTFMFLPLLTLELVRRGLGVASIGIVVGAMTGSGQIASVFLGSLVARFGSKSVALCGLVVRAAGLSTFLFRDDFASYLVGSIVAGIGSTSVSLGIKTELLAAAGSRKLISLRSAAVNAGALIGPAIGAILFQVTGFNMIIAASLISYLVMGAVIVFVRFESRGAGVRPSADPPVLEDRLFASGKRRQIAVLLLLVASYWFAYSQWNLLMPLAAKQAFHTDQASSWFYIANAALILGLQYLLLVHLLGRLSSRRILLLGYGSLVAGFVVLMFGWAAPAVVAFVVLFTLGEALISPTLDETASGLSLGHGGLGRLFGLIGSVSGAASFAGGAMTGGILSAVGTGPAASAAGLFAGLLGMVLALWGLRKKELS is encoded by the coding sequence GTGACTGAGACGTTGACGCCTGCGCCAGCGAAGATCCCAACATCTTCCTGGACGCTGCTGGTTCTGATCGTCGCGTCCGGCATCACGACCTTCATGTTCCTGCCGCTGCTCACGCTTGAGCTCGTGCGCAGAGGACTGGGCGTCGCCAGCATTGGAATCGTCGTAGGGGCGATGACCGGGTCCGGACAGATTGCGTCGGTATTTCTCGGATCCTTGGTGGCGAGGTTCGGCTCGAAAAGCGTGGCGCTCTGCGGGCTCGTGGTGAGGGCTGCCGGACTCTCCACCTTCCTGTTCCGTGATGATTTTGCCAGCTACCTTGTGGGAAGCATTGTTGCGGGCATCGGGTCCACCAGTGTGTCTCTAGGGATCAAGACTGAGCTTCTTGCTGCGGCCGGTTCGCGAAAGCTGATTTCACTCCGGTCGGCGGCGGTCAATGCGGGTGCCCTGATCGGTCCTGCCATCGGGGCGATCCTCTTCCAGGTCACAGGATTCAACATGATCATCGCCGCCTCATTGATCAGCTACCTGGTCATGGGTGCTGTCATCGTCTTTGTGCGCTTTGAATCCCGTGGCGCCGGAGTTCGGCCCAGTGCTGATCCACCGGTGCTTGAAGACCGCCTGTTTGCATCTGGAAAGCGTCGGCAGATCGCAGTGCTGCTGTTGCTGGTCGCGTCGTACTGGTTCGCATATTCGCAGTGGAACCTGCTGATGCCGCTTGCCGCCAAGCAGGCATTCCACACGGATCAAGCCTCGTCTTGGTTTTACATTGCTAATGCTGCTCTGATCCTTGGGCTTCAATATCTCCTCCTCGTGCACCTGCTCGGTCGTCTGAGTTCACGTCGCATTCTGCTCCTGGGATACGGCAGTCTGGTCGCCGGATTCGTCGTGCTCATGTTCGGATGGGCCGCCCCCGCAGTTGTGGCATTCGTTGTGCTTTTCACTCTTGGCGAGGCTCTCATCAGTCCGACTCTTGATGAGACCGCATCCGGGCTCTCCCTCGGACACGGGGGACTGGGTCGGCTGTTCGGCCTCATCGGATCAGTGTCCGGAGCAGCCTCATTCGCCGGTGGCGCCATGACCGGCGGGATTCTGAGTGCCGTTGGCACTGGTCCGGCCGCCAGCGCAGCCGGTCTCTTCGCGGGCCTTCTCGGTATGGTCCTCGCACTCTGGGGTTTACGAAAGAAGGAGCTGAGTTGA
- a CDS encoding ATP-grasp domain-containing protein, whose product MRFTIYIPTPRGIVLEAARRFGRLSVVPVIQPGQDLSEYGGLEPLFVQDPLDPVEVARAVLARDADGDSRSICLAFGDKSTEVASLVNAALGWDLPGYLDFVTLETFRSKSKLRRVLGVGNPLNVPFAAVSRCDEVVRFVEKIGTQAILKPADGSGSRNIVTLDPGTVSATLSAIDTSWMSQGAVVEQRVVGPEFSVEALSWNGEHSILGVTRKFTSGPPGFIETGHEFPADVSLEVRDALEHATKEILSAAGHLSGLSHTELILDDAGPKLVESHGRPGGDRISDMVGLVRGRSSFELWFDAMLTGRLPVVQESGVTAGVEFLDLTGMKSTDEQWTDRMLSLPGVVEASILLPEAERGEIVSSSTRHSLVVFCGSTDERARIRRAINAANLELK is encoded by the coding sequence TTGAGGTTCACCATCTACATTCCGACTCCCCGGGGGATAGTCCTGGAGGCAGCGAGACGGTTCGGCCGCCTGTCAGTTGTTCCAGTGATTCAGCCCGGTCAGGACTTGAGCGAATACGGGGGGCTCGAGCCCCTGTTCGTTCAAGATCCACTCGACCCGGTTGAGGTTGCCCGGGCTGTTCTCGCACGAGACGCGGATGGTGACTCTCGATCGATCTGCCTTGCGTTCGGGGATAAGTCGACCGAGGTGGCAAGTCTTGTGAATGCTGCGCTTGGGTGGGACCTTCCGGGATACCTGGACTTTGTCACCCTCGAGACATTCCGCAGCAAATCCAAGCTTCGCCGTGTCCTCGGAGTGGGCAACCCGCTCAACGTTCCTTTCGCCGCGGTGTCACGGTGCGACGAGGTCGTTCGGTTTGTCGAGAAGATCGGCACGCAGGCGATCCTGAAGCCCGCAGACGGAAGCGGAAGCCGCAACATCGTTACTTTGGACCCCGGAACGGTAAGCGCGACCCTGTCGGCGATCGACACGTCGTGGATGTCGCAGGGCGCGGTTGTGGAACAGCGGGTTGTCGGTCCGGAATTTTCGGTCGAGGCGCTCAGCTGGAACGGGGAGCATTCGATTCTCGGTGTCACCCGGAAGTTCACTTCCGGTCCTCCGGGCTTCATCGAGACCGGGCACGAGTTTCCGGCGGACGTTTCGCTCGAGGTCCGAGACGCTCTCGAGCACGCCACCAAAGAGATTCTCAGCGCCGCAGGCCACCTCAGCGGCTTGTCTCACACTGAGCTGATCCTGGATGACGCAGGACCCAAGCTGGTGGAGTCGCACGGCAGACCAGGGGGCGATCGCATCTCGGACATGGTCGGCCTGGTTCGTGGCCGGTCGTCGTTCGAACTCTGGTTCGATGCGATGCTCACCGGTAGGCTCCCGGTGGTCCAAGAATCAGGGGTAACGGCGGGTGTCGAGTTTCTGGATCTCACGGGAATGAAGTCCACCGATGAGCAATGGACGGACCGCATGCTCAGTCTCCCCGGGGTCGTAGAGGCTTCCATCTTGCTGCCGGAAGCGGAGCGCGGCGAAATCGTTTCGTCGAGTACCCGGCACAGCCTGGTCGTTTTTTGTGGTTCGACAGACGAACGCGCCCGTATTCGGCGAGCAATCAATGCTGCAAACCTTGAACTTAAGTAG